The DNA window ATCACCGAATTCCACGAATTTCAATCAGAAATTTGCTCTTTAGTTGACGCAACTCCATGCTGATGAAATGACTCAAATTGGTGACGAGTGTCAGATAGGGGAGGATGGATTTAAAAACCATTGTTcataacaatgaaaaaaaacttgtttgtGAAAGATAATCAGGCTGACGTATTATTGAAAGACGTGTATGCGCTAGTAACCAGGCTCTTTTCAAAACTGAATGTTTGAACTGATAActaattaaagaaaatattctagTACTCGTGGTCATCCCTCGCAAGGTCGTATGTGATATCGGTGCTTGCGTTTGTTTTCGGTGTTTTGCGTGCGAGTGTGCGTGTAGAGTTTGCAAGCATGCCCGGTTATGCGTCGGCAGAGCACTTAGTGATGGTGCGTATCCtgaagagattcactttcgttgctacctaaataactgactctCCCTACCTACCGCTAATGATACGCTGCATCACTGGTCAGGATATGATTCAAGAGTTACTgtattgttttggagaattttacaaattcactgggattttgtgatgtgaggtgatctcaaatttgtaatcTACCAGAAGCAGAataaatcctcacgtgaaatatggaagaaaaatgcatCTAGTCGCTTCAAATTAAGTATGTGAAGATTTTTATCGAAAACAGGAACACTGCTGCTTTCAAAAGTGACGGGAATGAGGATTATTGTTATCCTGGAAGTCCCAAGCGTGCAacctaatttattttcaggcAGAGAGACCTTCTATATCTCTGACCTACCGGaggaaaaagagttcatttgataagattgACTTTTTGAAGGTAATTGACTTACACATGACAGGCGGCTAGAGCTAGAGTTCGCCTAGAACCTACCAATCCGCTGCTATTTAGATGATATCTAGACAATACTGGCTCCTGTTCTCATATTAGGACTCACACAAGAGGCCATGTGCTTTTAACCTCCTTGttctttgatttatttggTAATTTCGACATTTCGACTTATACCATTCTTCTTTGCACATTACCTTACAACGGTGAGTTCTTTGCGTCTCTTTGGCCAGAAGATCACCCAAGACGGTTGTACgtgtcttcatgaacgactagAGCGTGGCTTCGTTAAACTATGTTCGCGTATTTCCCCGGCATATTTCCCTCTGAacacgtaatgtctcggagaTATTCGTGGAGAATTCGCCGAGACCCATTTTACCGTTTTCATACGCAATGCTTCTTATACGATTGAAACTATTTTTCATAATTGCAAATATTGCATGTTGGATTCTGACACAACTGTCTGCAATCTCGCTGTTTTCTATCTAATTCGTTTGAGAGTTTTGATTCGGGATGTTTTCATAACCAATAAGATATCGTTTCCACTCTGCTTTCTTAAACGACCACATGAATAGAAAAGATAGGAAGAGACCATAGTAGAAAGAATGCAACGAAATGTATCTTCATCTAAAACATGGAATTTGAAGTGAGCATATAATTTGGTTGCTCTTAGAAAGGATAGCTTCCATTTAAAATTATCTATGCTTTGACATCAAAATTCGTTTAATATTTGattaataaatatgaatgaGAAAATCTCAGATAATGAAATTTCTTGTCGTGTTTCATGAGGTGAACTAGTATTTTGTAACGGAATGTaggaaaaatgtaaatgaaaGTAACAAAAGTGAGATACTGCATCCCGCGAAGATTTAGAAGAGATATTGAGACGTTTGCATACAAACTGCctctaaaaaactaaaaacaaaatagtacCGTATGAAATATCAATGGTCGACATTATCATAATATATCGACATCAATATTAATGTCCTAGTAACCATTTTTTGATTTGGGCGCTAACTTCTCTACATTGCAATATCCATTGGGTACGCTGCTCTGGGCCCACTGTACTTAAGGAAGGAAGGAGGCCAGTGGACGCTGCTTGGTCAAGGTAGAAGTTTTAGGTCCTGAACGTTAGTGACTTTGACCTCGACCCTAGGAACGTTCGCCTTTAATAGTTTAATATTTAGTTTAATACTTTGGCTACCAAGACTTGTGCTCGGGTGTTGGTGTCTCGACCTTTTTAGTTTTTGGCAAGACAGTAGACTTAGCCGGAAGCAGCAGCTTTGAGTAGCTCTGACCTCAGACGTTAATTCTAACTTAGGCTTAATAGCTTTACTTCTGGGCCCAGTAGCATTAGACTGAGCTTGGTAGTCTTGGCATCAAATCTTAGTGCATTTAGCCTGAACTAAAAAGCTTCAACCTGTGCCTTAACCTTTAACCCATGTAAGCGAGCTTAACATGACATACACGACATGACAACGTTGGGGCATATAACCAAAAATGCAAGCTTACGTGACCCAATTTGTGTAAACATAATTGAGTTACGGTAGTTTACtctataatttcatttttatcactTCGAGATGTTCCATTCCCTTTGTTGCGGTCCAGCGCCGACATTCGACCTATAGTAGTCATTGAGCGCTGGTCGAATGACGGTTCTAGATTCCTGTAGGAACTATcaggcccccccccccccttgcCATGTAACACGATCGTGGTGGCTCATCACTCTAATTACGTTAGGATTACACGAACGGTAACCTCACGCTTGAAGCTGCTATTGCATGTGATCTTCGAATTGAGATATTTGGAAGCTTGGTCCCCAAAAGGTGTATTCCGCCGATTCTGGTGGTGCTAGTCTCGTTTTTGCCCATtctcgactgtccttgaatcttggcatgttgaatacgtagcttttttgttgatttgcttgagctatgGCCTAACACCTAACAGCTAACCTTTCGACgctatcgccttcgtcagagcctggaaaaatcaaagccattagtaaattattctctcaagcgccttatcacctacagaaagtattcaaacggtaggcaaagttaaacagcaacacatttttttttatgctgaactcaaacagcaacacaatTGTCATGTAAATGACCTTTTGATATTGAGACGTAGAGCAAACCTTGCTAGTCTATCAGAGCACATTTGACTTTGGTGCTCCAGTTTCCTTTCTTGAGAAACTACCATAACGTCATCGGCGTAGTGTATTCATTATACATGGCGCAGGCATTTGGAAGGCCTCGCGTCATGACTTCCATGGCAGTTATGAAGAATAACGGGGAGAAGGCTTATCCCTGATGCAAGCCGATGCAGTTGGAAAAATCTGCCGATACATCCACAACCATTTTTACTCGATTTTGACTTCTCCGTTACTGTCACTTCGATACACTGGAAACTTTCTGCGCTTTAAAAACGCAGCATCCGAGATTAGCAGAAGAACAAATggcaaatgtgaaattcgGTAGCTTACAGAAGCGAAGATGTTTATATCTTTGACACCCAACTGGGCCCAATTTTCACAGAAGAGATATGAACTACTCCTAAAAACGAAGAGTTTGGTGGCAATTCAGCAATTTAAACATAGATTCATTATAACTTAGTGACCAAAAGAGATCAAATTATGCGCACGTTGCCAGATGTAGAAGTTCTCAAATAATTAGAAAACTGCAAAACCTTGGCAATCACAGGATATAGGGAACGGTGAGCAAGTTATCAATAGACCTTTCTCGAAATCATAAGCTTCTTCACGGCGCAAGAAAAATCGGGTTTCTGGCATGTTTTCCCATTCCTGAAAATGGAactgttctttaaaaaatcagtaTTATATTTCTATAGAAGGCATAATAAAACCTCGTGCGcagaatttctcattttcagatCGTCTCATTCTCTTAAAATTTAgatggaaagataaaaaaacgtaagatttttatattaacaattaataaaattcCCTCATAAactccaaaaagaaaacaggaaggcccagaaaaaagtggtatGACTATTTTGTGAAGGGAGCCTTTTCTATAAAGCACTACGAAAAGCATTTCTCAACGAGGTCTTATCAGGAAGGTTATTTGCGATCATCAAAGCCTGGCAATATGCACAggatctgattttttttagccaTTAAGTTCTACTTAATCTATCTGAAACTGCTAGAAACTATGTAATATTAAACTTCCTCTTCTATAAGTAGTTATATAAGTTTATAGTTTTTACCTTTCTGTTTCTTATATAGTTTCTTATAtaagtttcaagtttctaccTTTTCGCGTTTAACACAGCGGGGTGTCGAGCCtcatttattccattttcaCATTGTCAACACATTGAACAGtgtcagaagaaaatattgataCTTCCATGTTACTGACCTAAACCTGAAACTTAATGTAACATTCTGTAGTAatgcaattatttatttttgtaatgcAATTTGATGTAATGTGATTGTTTACTGCTACGCAGCATTTTGTCCTGATTATCATGATATGCTTCATTCACCTACTGCCCCACTACTCACCCCCTTACGATCTCTTTCCTTACGCTCTCCTCCCTTTACGAATTCCTGATGGAAAAATCCCTTCACACGCCTGACCCTGATTTAAACCCATGTATATAGCAGTTCTATATAACACATAAATTGTTGGCGTGGAATGTATTTAACCACGCTTCCGACTAGTCTTCGATCTAAGTTAGGGGAGAATACAGcagagaagaatttttctctgtgGCAGACACATTGATcagattgaaaaaattgactgTTACCTATgcacggttttttttcggcacCCTGAAGCAATACTTATGCACTATAATGCTCGTCTAAATACTTGAATATTACAATATATAGGCTTTTTTAAAACCTTTTTCGGTAGTCAATATCAATCTATCTTATATGATAGTAAATGATAATATTTATAGTACAGCCCAGAGGAGGACGCCTACTTTGTTGACTGCGATGGATACCCGAAACTGCAGTTTGGCATTGGTGAAAACATATATACAGTCAAGGGAGATAATTTCAAGCTGACACTGGAAGAGTACAAATGTATTCTGCCTATTTATGCAATGGATAGCGTTTTCTTAGGACCAAGTTGGATTTTCGGTGCTCCGTTCATGAGGCAGTACTGTACCATTTTCGATATGAAGATGTTTCGAATTGGATTTGCTAATTCGCTCCAAGAAGAATAACTTGATTATTTTGACTAATAGTAATCACTCCCTACgtgactttatccttacatacaatgactttatcctttttactttatcatttttaGTAGTAGCTCCTAAAATGTTACGTAAATATTGCGAATGCGAATAAAGCACTTATTCTCTCGGAAAAAGAGACAACAAAGCTCTTGATTTTGGATCTAATATAATGTGTGTACTAGAGGAACCGCCGTTCGTGATGGGGTTTTTCTATTCAACGCTCACAGAAAACTTTGTGCAGAGAATTATCATCTTAGCGAAGTGTGGTTAAAATTGATTGCCAGCACAAAGAATCTTATTACTTGAACACAAGAGCTAATACTTCAATACTAGTCTAATAAAGAAGACCTGCTCTATTGTATTGGTTGTGCAATTTTCTGCTAATGTTTTACATAGAAATTTATCTGTTGCTTACCGCATATGTGACGACATGAATAGTGAAAGTATACGAAAGGTAAAGTGTCTGCCGTTCGTCAGTCCACTTAGAATGCGTCAACTCGtttcacttcaaatcagaatcgaTTATGGCTTTTCAACCCGTATTTGACCTCGCAGAAGCCAAGTACATTACGCTGTTGACACGGCCGAATGGTCATTGATTTAATTCTTCTGAACAGGGTTGGCTTCAAATTCTTGGCttcgagggatgaaaggcttgattagATTAAGACTCCTCGAAACTGTCGACAATGCAATTgcggcggaacctcttaccgctgAGTTACACTCGCTCCTCGACTATACGCTACAGAACTCTTCTTGTGATGCTCTCTTCGCACGCCTCCAGctatcaataaaaattttaagcacAACTCAGGGCACTCACCGTAAGTTTCTGtcatgaattctttttttaaacatgcATATTTGGAAGATTTCATCGATATCTTCCTGTAGTCATTTTGTCATTTGTGTCCGAATATTCTGCATTTACATTCATTCAGAAAACATTCTAACTTAACTTTACATCTGAATTCTTAATACTCCAGCAGCTTAAAAAGATATTCCGATATATTAAACAAAGTCCTTATTTTTCTACCCAGCAATTAACACAGAATTATACACAAAtacgaaacgacatgaacttcatcatactgataaaaTTTAAGAGTGCTACGTTAGATGAAGTAAACTGCTTACTACTATTAAAACAGCTCTGTGCTTGCACACATCGAATAATAGAAGGAAGTAAACTGCTTACTACTATTAAAACAGCTCTGTGCTTTCACACATCGAATAATAGAAGGAAGGATCTGGAGAACATGTTTGGGCTAGTTAGAGATTAGTAGACGTACGGAAGCATAAGTTATGCGACTCTTACAGGCACAAAACGGTTCACTAGCATTCTGTCGTCGGTGTACCAGTTCGACGCCATAGAATCTCCCTTACCCAATATAATCCTTTTCGGATGCAGATGCTCCAACCCAACGCTTTGGGGCCAGTatactgctttctggaattttgttaCAAAGATAAACATTTACATACAAATACATATAATAAGAGACATAATAAGCCCGTTGCTATATAGCATGGCATATAATTTGTAATTATAGACatagaaaaggaagaggaaatgaaggaagaactgaatagaagaatgagagcagcatgggtaGCATTctcagccgtcagggaagctacggaccaactgacggaccaagatctccgTGCCCACCTGTTCGagtcgacagttcttccagcgctctgttacgcagcggagacgtgggcagacaccgctgcctaGGAAgttacttactacccacagagcccttgagagatgtcttctgaagtttaaccggcgcacacaacacctagccggtcttcgcagctccgacttgagaagaatgtcccgtcttcgcgacccagcggaatatgtatcgaaagctaaacatagatgggccggtcacatcatgggaagaatcgacgatagatggactaaaagaacgctataGTGGATCTCAAGacatgctaaacgccctcgagggagaccgccaacgagatagtgtgacgtgttcgctacacggaaggaccagctgagagctcagttGGTTatggctcaaggacctcgtcaacgtcactcacgaaacttgagaacatcttggatgacaatggcgagagaacgaaacgagtggaaaagatgctggggcccgcacgtccagtgaagacgggccatctaagtatctaagtaagtaagtatatGACATATATGAACATGATTTTGCACCTATATTCCTTTTCTATTACGTGGCACCACTCTACTGTAGCACCCGATTCGATGCCGTGGAACTTGTTTCACTCCACCTTTTATCGCTTTGCGGCAACACTCCTATCTGATGTCGTGAAACCCATCCTACTTTATTTCACCGATTTCTAGCACCGGCGCACCTATGTGACGTCGTAGAACCTGTCCCACTCCATCTTATCACTTACCAGCGCCAGCCCTCCTGTGTAACGCCGTTGGTCCCGTCTTACtgctttctggattttgttACAGACACAAACACGTTCCTCGGCTATTTATCTGCATCGAGCGAATGTAAGTCGAGTTTGCCGTATTTTATCCTATCATGATTTACGATTGAAGATTTGGACAGCGCCTTACAGGTGATGGTGAAGATCGAGTGAATTGTGGGCGGTTGTCTAAGGCTGTCCGCAGCGTTCACAACCCTGGGGGCGTTTTTTCGAGCATAAGCGTCCTTTCGACTACTTGTGACAAAGGGTATGCTCTagattttcgagattttcaaGTGAGATTTGATGTGGTGCACTATGATGTACTGGTAGATGGAAAGTGTGAGGATGCTGAGTGCCGCCCGGAAGTTCAGACGGTCAGCAGCGGGGTAGTACGGCCAGACAAGGGCTGTGGTACCGCTCCCAGCTGATCCTTTCAACAATTGgggctcgataaattggtcccaGACTTGGCTGGgtgatagaaacactgacatCACACATCAGCTAGCGCCCGCAGTTCGTTGCCAGGCTCCCTCTctcaaacctcaaacggtgctgaattgaagtcggacGCATATGCTCATCTTAATAGGGGCTGATCAACGCcgcacactttatccttcccTTGTTGTGGTCATTGTGACTCCAGTTGAAGGTCGTCCTTTTCAGTTCGAGGGCCGTATTCAACATCAAGTCAGCCTTTGCAATtctgaatttgaaataatttcttgTCTCTGTTGGTTGGGGTTTCACCTGCCTCCGCAGCCATAGCCAGCACTTCTGATCTTCTCTCTATAAGATCTTTTATCGCCTTATTTTGAGGACTTGTGAGCTCTGACGTGAGTTCCTGGTGGTTTATGGCCCGTGCTGCTCAACGCAAGTGTAGTAGCTTAAGAGCTCCCGGAAGCAGGTGTCTTTTCATGGTTTTGAAACTGTCATCCTTCCTCAGGCCGTCGTGCAGATGTTTAGCGGtggtattcctcgtcgatgttgtccattgcggtaTCTTACCAAGAGCCGACTAGCGCGGCAAAAAGATTCCAGTCAATGATCCCAGCTCGTGCAACTTTACGCTTACGTAATAGCTCTAGAGTTTTCTTCCCTCGTACAGTCGCGAAGATGTCCTGAAGGCTGATTAAATTTGTCGTCAGTGTTGTCCACTCGGTATCTTCCGAAAGTCGACTACCGAAGCACTGAGGTCCGCGATAACGATGGTTTTGGTGCTTTGCTCTGAaaaatttacagctttctcccTTTTACGTGTGAAGGATAATATTTCTGGGGGAGGCAGTGGTCCGATTCCGTGCAGAACCTTCATTGGGGTCTGCCAGACAAAATCTTCTATTAACGACGACATGGTCGATTTCATTACCACGCCTTCGACCGGGTGAATCCGACGTCCAGCAAAGAGAGGAGGACGTGTGGAATTGCGAATTTCCATGGTCGGTCCCGTCATGAAACTCGTAATAAACTCTGAAAGCCTCTCCCGCTGTTCGTTACATTGTAGCCCACGGTAGACATCAAACAGATCTGAGGTTATTATTTGGTGATTTTTGAGTCATCACTCATATGTTTTCACTGTTAAATGCTAAGTTGATGTTTTGAATGGTAGTGTCACACATGCGAGAAAAATCCAACAATGCAACTGGAATCGTTGTTTTCTCAGGTGAAAATTGGAGTCAACGTGGGACAGGAGTTAGCTTACTTTCTACCCGATGaaataacagagaaaaaagtcattgACTAGTGAGAAGAGGTGACCGTATTTGGTAACGACGAAGCTGACAAAATCCGGCTTCACAAACTTCCTGTTTTATTCaatgtatgtgtgtttgtcATAAACCACACTGAATGTGTGCTAGATTCCTCTTCATCAAACTTTTTGATGAAACGATGAACGTGATCTCAAACATTTCATGATGGAAAATTTTGGGCTTGGAACATGAAATAGTGGAGAGATATCCTTTCACGATATATCCGTAACTGATCAGTGTGCATTCTCTCTActctttttatttaaattctatCACACCATCACTTCTTCCCTACAGCAAAGTGTTTCTAACCAGACAAAGGTGATCAGATCCCTTTATTATAAGTGAAGAGACCATCTCGGAATTTCAAATACTCAGGTTATTGTGTTTGCATTCGTCTTTTCGGAAAAgccaaatattttattctttgccCGATAGCTCGTTTTTCCGCTTCAGCAGCAGCTTATCGCCGTTTCACAACGCGCTATCATACGGTCCACGTGTCGCCGAATGCAATTTCGTATAAATCTTCCCTTTTTTGGTGATAACGTCATAAATTTGATTAATTGTTTCAAATTCGTGTTCATCGCATTACTCCTCCGTATACCTTATCGCACGGTTCCACCTCAGCTGCGCGAACTACGTCTCATTTTCAAGTTCATTCTTAGCTCTTCTTAAGAAACACCGCTCTGCGCAACATCTGGCTAAGAAGATTACTTTACTGAGAGGGAATATAGCATAAAGATTTTCCCCTTTCTGACATCAATACTGCCCAAGTTTTGGTCTGCAATAGTTGTTTCGAATGTTAAAAACAGTGAATTTAGTAAATGTTGCAAAGTATGCTCACTCTAATAACTCAACAACTTAACTATCCATAACGATCCCCACAGATCCAGTCAACAGCGGCAAAGGGAGTACAAAAGATTTCCATTCCACAGTTTATCTTCTTTGATAATTGaatcttttttgttacttttaaattttcatgcGTATTCGATGTTCCATCTGATGGCAGCTAAGTAGTACCAct is part of the Necator americanus strain Aroian chromosome V, whole genome shotgun sequence genome and encodes:
- a CDS encoding hypothetical protein (NECATOR_CHRV.G20013.T1), with the protein product MAFQPVFDLAEAKYITLLTRPNDIEKEEEMKEELNRRMRAAWVAFSAVREATDQLTDQDLRAHLFESTVLPALCYAAETWADTAA
- a CDS encoding hypothetical protein (NECATOR_CHRV.G20014.T1); amino-acid sequence: MYRKLNIDGPVTSWEESTIDGLKERYSGSQDMLNALEGDRQRDNTNTFLGYLSASSECDGEDRVNCGRLSKAVRSVHNPGGVFSSISVLSTTCDKGQ